The genomic stretch ACGATAAAGTAATAATGTAAGCGCTTACATAAGCGATAGACTATTTGAAGCAAGGTGCTAATATCCACACCTGACAGCTTGTTGTTATATCCATTTGGAGGTTTACTTAAGCACAGGCTGGAAGAAAAGAAAAAGATAAACGAGGTAGAGAGATGGTATTATTGGATGACAGTATTTCTAAGGCCAAAGACAGACCAGTTAAGGTCATTCAGTTTGGCGAAGGTAACTTTTTGCGTGCGTTTGCAGATTATATGATTGACATTGCAAATGAAAAGGAATTGTTTGACGGAAGTATAGTGATACTCAAGGCTATTGAATACGGTAGTCTTGACATGTTTCATGAGCAGAAATACCAGTATACACTTACCCTGCGGGGAAAGCAGGACGGTAAGGAGGTTAATGAAAGCCGAATTATCACCTCTGTAAAAGATGCAGTCAGTGTGTATGATGAGTATGAGAAATTTATGGGTCTTGCCGGAATAGACACACTTAGATTTGTAGTATCGAATACCACTGAGGCTGGAATTGCTTTTGATGAGAAGGATTCTTTAGATGCATTGCCGCCTAGAACCTATCCGGCCAAATTAACAAAATTCTTATTTGAGAGATACAAAGCTTTCGCAGGTGACAGGGAGAAAGGTTTAATTATTCTGCCTGTTGAATTAATTGATGACAATGGTATCTTATTAAAAGAATATGTATTGAAGTATGCAAAGCTCTGGAGTTTGGAAGAAGATTTTATAACATGGCTTTTAGAAGCTTGCGTATTTTGCAGTACTTTGGTTGATCGTATTGTTACCGGTTATCCAAAGGATGAGGCAGAAGCAATCTGGGAGAAGCTTGGTTATCAGGATAATCTTCTTGTTACAGCAGAGCCTTTTGGATTATGGGTAATTGAAAGTGAAAAAGATATCAGTAAAGAACTACCCCTTGATAAAGCAGGACTCCCGGTTGTTTTTACAGATAATCAGAAACCCTATAAGCAAAGAAAGGTACGTATCTTAAATGGTGCCCACACCTCTTTTGTCCTGGCTTCTTATCTGGCAGGCAACGATTATGTATTGGAATCCATGAAGGATGAAACGATACGTAACTTTATGCAGAAGGTAATCTATGAGGAGGTTATTCCTACGCTAACATTACCGGAAGAGGAATTGAAAACCTTTGCAGATTCGGTAATCGAGAGATTTGAGAATCCACATATTAAGCATGCACTGCTGTCAATTTCCCTTAATTCTGTATCCAAATGGAGAGCCCGCTGTCTGCCCAGTTTACTGGGATATATTGAAAAAAATAAAACACTGCCTGAGCATCTGGTATTTTCCATAGCTGCGTTACTTTCATTCTATAGCAGCAGTGAAAGAAAAGACGGCAGTTTGGTAGGAAGAAGAAACGGAAAGGAATATATTATTCAGGATGATAAGGAAGTTCTGGATTTTTTTGCAGAGAATTCAGCTAAGACTTCAAAGGAATTCGTAGGCTTGTACTTAAGCAACGCAAATTTCCATGGTCAGGATTTATCCCTTATTCCTTCCCTTAATGAAAAAGTAACGGAATATCTGGAAAGTATTAAACAGAATGGTATGAGAAAGAGCCTGGAAATTTTGGGATAATTTCTGAAGGAATCAGCAGATATCTTAGCCGTGCAAAGGAATTATGAAATATAATCTAATTAATCCGATAATTAATCCGATAAGACCGCACAGAACATAAGAATCATGAATATAGAGCCAGAGCAAGGATAAAACAGCTGTCATCAAAGAAACACTTATGATAACAGCTGTTTTGATTTGTAATTTTAAATAAGCCAAAGAGTTGCAATGAATGTTAGAATTGAAAGTAATTCTTTGCATTATAATAGGAGATATCTTCAACAATTCCAGCTAACTGGGGAAGATCATTGGGATATTCTCCTTTTTCCACCCACTGGCCGATAAGATCGCTGAGAATCCTGCGGAAGTACTCATGCCTGGGGTAGGAGAGAAAACTTCTGGAATCTGTAAGCATTCCAACAAAAGCAGAGAGCATACCGTTATTTGCCAGAGTAACCATCTGATCAGTCATACCGGTTTTATGATCATTAAACCACCAGGCAGAACCATGCTGGAGCTTGCCTCGTACACTGCCATCCTGGAAGCATCCAAGAACCGTCACGATAGCAGCATTATCATTGGGGTTTAAGGAATAGACAATGGTTTTTGGCAGTTCCTCTGTCTCATGAAGTGCATTAAGATAATCAGCTAACTGAGAAGAAAAGCTTACATTGTTGATACAGTCATAACCGGTATCAGGACCCAGAGAACGGAAGCTTCTTTTGTTGTTGTCTCTCTTGGTGCCGTAATGCAGCTGCATAACCCAACCTGCTTCTTTATAAGCCCTTCCTGCAAATAACATGAAAGCGGTTTTATACTGTAGGATTTCCTGCTCTGTTAAGGAATTACCACTTAACTTTTTCTGAAAAATCTCTTCTATTTTCTCAGTATCTGCAGGTATGTACATAACATATTCCAGAGCATGGTCGGATATGCAGCATCCCAGGGAGGTAAAGAAAGCAATTCGGTTCTTTAAGGCTTCCTTCAGGGTTGCAAAGCTGTTAATGGCTATCTTGCTAACCTCAGCCAGCTTTTGCAGATAATCTGTAAAGTCAGGCTTTTCAATGTTTAAAGCTTTGTCCGGACGAAAAGCAGGTAGCACTTTAATGGAGAAGGAAGAGTCGTCTTTCAGCTGTTTATGCCATTCCAGAGAATCTATGGGGTCATCCGTCGTGCATATCGTTTCTACATTGGATAACATCATCAGATTCCTGGCGCTAAATTCAGGGGATGCCAGTTTTTCGTTGCATAAATTCCATACTTCCTCTGCCGTGGACTCATTTAAAGCGCCATAATAACCAAAGAATCTTTGGAGTTCCAGATGGCTCCAATGATATAAAGGATTTCCAATAGCTCTTTGTAATGTCTTCGCCCAGCTTAAGAACTTGTCATAATCCGGTGCATCTCCGGTAATATACGCTTCGTCTATTCCGTTTGCACGCATTAAACGCCATTTATAATGGTCTCCACCTAACCATACCTGTGTAATGTTACCGAATTGTTTGTCCTCTGCAATCTCTTTTGGACTAATATGGCAGTGGTAATCGATAATAGGCAGCTTGGCTGCGAATTGGTGATATAAGGTTTTAGCGGTTTCTGTGGTTAAAAGAAAATCCTGATCCATAAATTTTTGCATGTTTCTCCTCCTGCTTTGCTGTTTTCATTTTGATTTGTAAGTGCTTACATTTGAAATAAAACTTAAGAATTATTATAGCATAGATAAAAGTCAGGTGCAAGGGAGGAATCCCTAAAATACATAATTGACTTTGTCTCAATCCTGTATTAAACTAAATGTAAGAGCTTACATATTTTTATAAAGCGCATATTGTAATATTGCAGATTATTCTATTGCAGAGGCTGGGTATCTAAGTGAAGGCTGAAGCGATTACCTGAAAGGGCTGGATGAATTGAAACAAAGTGATACCACCAGTCCGTTATAAGCAGCTTTCAGACCCCCCAGGAAATGTAAAGGAATATAAGAACAGGAGCAGGAAACAGATTCCAGAAAAGAGGAGCTTTATGAAGGAATATATCAAAATTAATGAACAGGATAATGTAGTGGTTGCATTAAGAGAGTTTAAAGAAGGAGACAGGATACAGGATGGTACCATTGATCTCGTAGTGAAAGAGTCCGTTCCCTCCGGTCATAAAATTGCCCTTCATTTTATGAAAGAAGGAGAAAAGGTAATAAAATACGGTAATCCAATTGGCCTTGCCAAAGCAGATATAGAAGCAGGAACCTGGGTTCACACCCACAATATCAAGACCGGACTTGGTGATATCTGCTCCTATATATATGAAAAAGACTATAAAGAGTTAGAAAGCACAGAAGATGCATATTTCAGAGGGTATCGAAGGAAAGATGGCAAGGTGGGTATCAGAAATGAAATATGGATTATTCCTACGGTTGGTTGTGTTAATAAGATAGCGGCACTCCTTGAGCGAAAGGGCAATTCGATGCTGACCGACAATGTGGAAAAGGTTTGTGCCTTCGAACATCCCTATGGATGTTCTCAGATGGGTGAAGACCAGGAAAATACGAAGAAAATATTGGCTGGACTTGTAAATCATCCCAATGCAGGAGGCGTTCTGGTGATTGGGCTTGGTTGTGAGAACAGCGGTGTAGAGCAGTTAAAGGAACACATTGGTAAATACGACGGGAACAGAGTGAAATTTCTTATCTGTCAGGAGGAAGAGGACGAAGTAGAAGCAGCTCTTAAACTGTTGAGTGGACTGATAGAATATGCTTCTACTTTTGCAAGAGAAGAAATTCCTGTAAAGGAGCTTATTATTGGATTGAAGTGCGGAGGCAGTGACGGCTTTTCCGGTATTACTGCAAATCCGTTAGTAGGAGCCTTTTCGGATATACTGATTTCAAAAGGCGGTACGACAATCTTAACAGAGGTACCTGAGATGTTCGGAGCAGAGACTCTTCTGATGAGCCGTTGCAGAGAAGAAGGAACCTTTGACAAAACAGTTGCAATGATTAATGGTTTTAAGGATTATTATACCTCACATAATCAGACAATTTATGAAAATCCTTCTCCCGGAAATAAGCAAGGGGGTATTTCAACCCTGGAAGACAAATCCTTAGGGTGCACTCAAAAGTCAGGCAATGCACCTGTTTCCGATGTACTTCCTTATGGCTCACCTGTTAAAAGTAAAGGCCTGAACCTGTTGACGGCACCCGGAAATGACCTGGTTGCCGCAACTGCACTTGCAGCTTCTGGAGCACATATTGTACTGTTTACTACCGGCAGGGGTACGCCCTTTGCGTGCCCTGTACCAACAGTGAAAATATCCAGCAACTCAAAGCTGTATGAGAGAAAGAGCAATTGGATCGATTTTAATGCAGGGGTGTTGTTGGAGGAGGGGAAAATGGACAATATAGCCCAGAATTTATTCAGCTTTGTCCTTGACACTGCCTCCGGAAAAACGGTAAAATCTGAAATTGAAGGTTTCCACGATATGGCTGTGTGGAAGGATGGGGTTACACTCTAACTGAGGGGGAATACTTTATATTTTTCCAGAGTGGGTTTTCCAATATCCCCTTTAGAACAGACCTTACTGTGACAGTAAAAAAGGCTAGATTACACTGGTACCAGAATGAAATAAAAGTCATTTATGACAAGTATGGATTCATTATCATAATGCACCTTGTACCAGGTAAGTATAAACCAATATAAAAAGGAGAATTAAAATGGCAAAAGTTATTACTATGGGTGAAATCATGCTTCGTTTATCTACTCCAGGATTCCAGAAGTTTATCCAATCAGACAGTTTTGATGTTAACTATGGCGGAGGAGAAGCAAATGTAGCGGTTTCTCTTGCTAATTATGGACATAAGGCTTATTTCGTATCGAAGGTACCTAACAATCCCATCGGTGAGTGTGCGGTGGCAGCTCTAAGAAAATATAATGTTAACTGTGACCATGTTGCCAAAGGAGGCGAAAGACTCGGAATCTACTACCTTGAGACCGGTGCTTCCATGCGAGCTTCCAATGTAGTATATGACAGAGCACATTCCTCTATAGCAGAAGCACAAGAGAAAGATTTTGACTTCGATGCTATTTTCGATGGTGCCGACTGGTTCCACTTTACAGGCATCACACCTGCTGTCAGCGATAAAGCTGCTGAACTTACAGAACTTGCCTTAAAAGCTGCAAAAGCTAAGGGTATTACTGTATCCGTAGACTTAAATTTCAGAAAGAAACTCTGGTCTTCTGAAAAAGCGCAGAAAGTCATGTCAAATTTAATGCAGTATGTTGATGTATGCATCGGCAACGAAGAGGATGCAGAGAAAGTTCTGGGCTTTAAGCCAAGCGGTACCAATGTAACAAGTGGTGAACTCGAGCTGGCTGGTTATGAAGATATCTTTAAACAGATGATAGATAAATTTGGATTTAAATATGTTATCAGTTCTTTAAGAGAGAGTTATTCTGCTTCTGATAACGGATGGTCTGCCTGTATCTATGATGGAAAAGAGTTTTATCACAGCAAAAAGTACGAGGTGCGTATAGTAGACCGTGTAGGCGGAGGTGATTCCTTTGCAGCCGGACTTATCTGCGGACTGGTAGAAGGAAAAGATATGAAAGCATCTCTTGAATTCGCTGTTGCTGCTTCTGCTTTAAAGCATACTATTCCCGGAGACTTTAACCTGGTATCAAGAAGTGATGTAGAGGCATTAGTGGGCGGAGATGCTTCCGGCAGAGTGCAAAGATAAGAGTGAGAATCAAACGTGAATGTATGCCTGTGGACCAAGTCCGCAGGCCATGAGAAAGGCATGGTTATTGATATGAAATTAGGTATTCGTGCCCATGATATGGAAAGAGCACCCTTAGAGACTCTTGTAGCAAATATTAAGAATAAGGGGCTGACCTGTACCCAGTTGGCATTAAGTAAAGTTATTGACAGCTTTAATGTGGAAGCGGCTGCGCTGACACCGGGAATGGCATTTTATATCAGGGATATATTTGCTAAAAATCAGGTAGACATAGCAGTTCTGGGCTGTTATCTGAACTTGACAGACCCGGATGCAGCTTCAAGAGAGAAGATACATGATATCTATAAAGCGCATATTCGTTTTGCCAGACATTTAGGCTGTGGAATGGTAGGAACCGAAACCGGTGCAGTGAATTCTGCTTATGCATTCGAAGAAGCCAATCACTCAAAAGAGGCACTTGACTGGCTGATAGAAAATGTCAAGAGGCTTGTTGATTATGCGGAGAGTATGGGTGTAATTTTTAGTATTGAACCTGTATATACGCACATCATGAGCGACCTTGACAGAACGTATCAGGTACTTCAGGCGGTAAATTCACCAAATCTGCAGGTGATATTTGACCCGGTGAATATTTTGCATGCAGGTAACTATAAAGAACAGGATGATATTATCAAAGGAGCTTTTGAGTTGTTTGGAAAGGATATTGCTGCCATTCATGTTAAGGATTTTAAGATGGTGGGAGATACCTTTAAACCACTTTCAAGCGGTCAGGGAGATTTCAACTACGAGTTGTTATTTAAGCTGCTTAAAGAGAAAAAACCTTATATACATATCCTGATGGAGGATACGACTCCGGAAAATGTATTTCAGGCTATTGGCTATTTGAAGAACATTTATTATGCAAACTAAGGATTGTATAAGATAAATTAGTACTATTCAAGCGTTACTGCAAATTGTCCATAAATAAAATTAGCAGGTCTGTCAGATGATTGATTAGGTAGATATAACTTAAGGAGGGATGAATTCCCTCCTTAAGTTATAGATATACTGTAATTAAGATAATACTTTTTTTGTTAATATTTTAACTGTTTACAGGTGATATAAAAAGTCCGTCTGTTTTTCAATTCTAAAACAAAAAAGCTACTAACTAACTTTCCTACAGTCAAGTAATTCTGGTTTTCTATAAACAAGTAATTCTGTTTGTCTATAAACAAGATTCTGGTTTTCTATAAACAAGTGATCCTGGTTTTCTATAAACAAGTGATTCTGGTTTTCCTATAAACAAATGTTCCTGGTTTTCTATAAACAAGTGATTCTGGTTTTCTATAAACAAGTGATCCTGGTTTTCTATAAACAAGTGATTCTGGTTTTCCTATAAACAAGTGTTCCTGGTTTTCTATAAACAAGTGATTCTGGTTTTCCTATAAGCAAGTGATCCTGGTTTTCCTATACACAAATGATTCGAGATAAATTGCAAATCTCCAAAACGTCTGATTACATGGTATGATATATTATTATTCATGTCAAAGAAATTAAATATATGGTACGATTTGTTGTTGTATCATTTGCAATTTGATACTGTAATGTGTTAACATGGTAAGGCGTTTATTAATTAAGGTAAGGAGAATATTGTGATTTATCTTTCAGATATAAATGGAGATAATTATAAATCTATCATAAGATTAAGTGTCAATGATGATTAAAAGCCAGGGGATAAGGCAGCTGAAGCCTTGTATAAAAGCTATGGTTTTGTTATTATCGATCGGAATGAAGCAGAGGATGAACCTGCTGAAATAATAATGGAACGAGTTTCATAAAGCAAAAACAGTTAATATTGTATATATATACATTTTGTCAAAAAATATGGATTATATTTCCTGAAAAATCAGAGCTCTTGATTTCTTGGAGCAGATACCTGTTCCGTGAGGGAAAAACACAATAAAACATGATAAAATAAGAAATGTTAAAAAGAAAGCTTGATTATTGGTACATTAAATATTATGATATTGGGGTAGCAGTTTATTGGAATTTCGAATTTCTATTATTTATAAATCAAAATGTATAAACTCAACATCAGAAGAAGCAGGGAGTCTAAAAATCTTTCTGTAAATAAGCAGTTTCATAAGATCTGAAGCCTGAAACTGCAGCATAAAGGAGACGATAGAATGATAAAGCTTTACGAGAAAGGTGCCTACGTCCTGAATGGCACAGAAGTATTTGATGAAAGAGAAGTAACAAGTGATTTACTGGCAGCCAGGACCGGAGAAGTCTGTACGAAAGAAGAAGCCGCTAAACATACTCTGGCATATTCTATCTTAAAGGAACATAATACTTCCGGCAATATGGAGAAGTTAAAAATAAAATTTGATAAACTGACCTCACATGATATTACTTTTGTAGGAATCATACAGACTGCCAGAGCCAGCGGTTTGGAAAAGTTCCCGGTTCCTTATGTACTTACCAATTGTCATAACAGTTTATGTGCGGTAGGCGGTACCATTAACGAAGATGACCATATGTTTGGACTTTCCTGTGCCAAGAAATACGGCGGAATTTATGTACCTCCTCATCAGGCAGTGATCCATCAGTTTGCAAGAGAAATGCTTGCGGGCGGCGGTAAGATGATTTTAGGTTCTGACAGCCATACACGTTACGGTGCCTTGGGAACTATGGCAGTAGGAGAAGGCGGACCTGAATTAGTAAAGCAGCTTTTAAACAGAACTTATGATATTACTATGCCCGGGGTTGTAGGTGTATATCTGACCGGAGAGCCCAGGAAAGGTGTTGGTCCTCAGGATGTTGCCCTTGCAATTATTGGAGCAGTTTTTGAAAAAGGTTATGTTAACAATAAGATAATGGAATTTTTCGGAGATGGTGTAGGTAAGCTATCTGTGGATTTCCGAATCGGAATTGATGTAATGACAACAGAAACTACCTGCCTATCCTCTGTCTGGACAACCGATTCTCAGGTAAAAGAATTCTATGAAATACATAACAGACCGGAAGATTACAAAGAACTTACGCTTGACAAAACCGTATACTATGATGGTCTGATTTATGTGGATTTATCTGAGATTAAACCTATGATCGCAATGCCTTTTCATCCAAGCAATGTTTATACCATCGATGAACTGAATGAAAATCTTTATGATGTATTATCAGAAGTAGAGAAGAAAGCAGCTATCAGCCTTGACAACAGCAATATTACATATAGTCTAAAGGAGAAAATACGAAATAACAGACTTTATGTGGATCAGGGAGTTATTGCCGGATGTGCCGGCGGCGGCTTTGAGAATATTTGCGATGCAACGGATATCTTAAAAGGAAAATATATCGGTGCAGATGAGTTCTCCTTAAGCGTTTATCCTGCCAGTCAGCCTGTGTATATGGAACTTGTGAAGAATGGTTCTGTGGCCAGCCTGATGGAAACCGGTGCAACCATCAGAACTGCTTTCTGCGGTCCTTGTTTTGGTGCAGGAGATGTTCCCTCCAACAACAGTTTCAGTATCAGACATACAACCAGAAACTTTCCTAACAGAGAAGGCTCAAAGATCACCAGCGGACAGATTGCCTCTGTAGCATTGATGGATGCCAGATCAATTGCAGCTACCGCAGCGAATAAAGGTTACTTGACTTCAGCAGAAAATATTGATACAGAATTCCTTAAGCCCAAATATTACTTTGACAGTAAGATTTATGATAACCGTGTATATGATGGTACAAACAACCCTATTCCTGAAACGGAGATCAAGTTTGGTCCCGGAATTGTGGATTGGCCTGCTATGTCAGGACTTACGGAGCATATGGTTTTAAAGGTCGTATCTGTAATTAAAGACCCTGTAACTACAACGGATGAACTTATTCCTTCCGGGGAGACGTCATCCTATCGTTCCAATCCGTTAGGACTTGCGGAATTTACCCTCTCAAGAAAAGATCCGGCTTATGTGGGACGTGCCAAGGAGATACAGTTGGCTGAAAAAGCCAGAATCAAAGGCGATAATATCTTTGAAGCTTGTGAGGAGTTAAAACCTGTTTATGAAGATATCCAAAAAGTATTTAACATAGACCCTCAACAGACGGAAATCGGCAGTGTGATCTATGCGGTGAAACCGGGAGACGGATCTGCCAGAGAACAGGCGGCAAGCTGTCAGAAAGTTCTTGGCGGCTTTGCAAACATTGCGAAAGAATACGCTACAAAGAGATATCGTTCCAATTTGATTAACTGGGGTATGCTTCCGTTCCTGTTACAGGAGTGTGAACTGCCTTTTGAAAATGGAGATTATCTGTTTGTAAAAGATATTAAAAAAGCTGTAATGGATAAGGCTGCTGAAATAAAAGCTTATGTAGTAGGAAAAGGCATGAAAGAGTTCTCGTTAAGACTCGGGGATCTGACCGATGACGAGAGAGAAATTATAGAAAAAGGCTGCCTGATTAATTATTACAGAAGTGAAAAGTAAATAAATTATTATATGATAACCCCTGTAAGTTGTGTTTTTCAACTTAAATGGGGTTATTATATTTATTGGGTATTTGAAAGCTCATCACTTCGCTGGAATTTTCGGCCTGATAATTTGTTTTGATACAGCTAATTGAGGCTGTTTGGAACACAGTAAACATATTATTTAACATTATTCATCTTCGGCTGGAAACATAGGAAGAACACGTTGCTTCTACAGACAGGCTGTGGTAAAATATGAGATTGAATACCTATACTATGAAATGTATAATCAGGAGTGAGTTTATGAATAAAATAATTGATGGTAAGATGATAGCTGAACAGATCAAAAATGAAGTGAAAGAAGAAACAGCAAGGTTAAAAGAGCAGGGAGTAAGAGTCACCCTGGCGGTTGTTCAGGTGGGCAGTGATCCAGCCTCCGGTGTTTATGTGAAAAATAAAAAGAAGGCCTGCGAGTATGTAGGCTTTGAATCACTTTCTTATGAATTAAAGGAAGATACCTCCCAGGAAGAACTCCTTGCTTTAATTCGGGAATTGAATGAGAAGAAGGAAGTAAACGGAATTCTTGTTCAGCTTCCGTTACCTGCGCATATAAATGAGGATGTTATTATTAAGGCTATCTTACCGGCGAAAGATGTAGACGGCTTTCACCCTGAAAATGTAGGATATTTAAGTACCGGTCAGAAGGGCTTCGTATCCTGTACACCGGCTGGTGTGATTGAACTGCTGAAACGCTCCGGAATTTCTATAAGCGGAAAAGAATGTGTGGTAATAGGCAGAAGCAACATTGTCGGTAAACCCATGGCGGCTCTTTTATTAAGAGAGGATGCAACCGTTACTATATGCCATTCAAGAACTTTGGATTTGAAGGCGGTTACAAAACGTGCGGATATTCTGGTAGCCGCCCTTGGAAAACCTAAGTTTATAACAAAAGATTATGTGAAAGAAGGCGCCTTTGTTATAGATGTGGGAATTCACAGAGGTGCAGATAATAAGCTTTGCGGAGACGTTGACTTTGAAGATGTAATAGACCATGTCAGTGCTATAACACCTGTTCCGGGTGGCGTTGGTCCCATGACCATTGCCATGCTGATGAGAAACTGTTTGGAAAGTGCGAAAAAATAAGGTTCCACTGATATCATAAAAAGTGAAGAAGAAAGGTTGAACAATTATGACAGGCAGTAACCATATTATAAAGGACGGAACCAGCTATATGGTTCTGAAATATGAAGACAGTCCCTATGTGCCAGCGGATTTCTGTATTTACCCGGTATGGGAAAAGGATAAGAACTTTCAATACAGCGGAAATCTTGAGATAAAGGAATACCAGTTGTATCTAAGAGATCTATCCGTCTTTTGTGACCGTAATTTCCCCGAAATTGGTGATATTAAACCCACGATCAGTGAGATAAGTTATGGTATTACCCATGCGAGTTACGAGGGAATCCATATACCACTTAAATTCACCGGAGGGTTAATTGCTGGAAACGGACTTATAAAAGAATATGATACCGGTATGATCTGCTCAGGACGTTATTATGAACCGCTGCACTGTTATCAGGCAGTGGTAGAGCTGATCTTTCAGGATGGAAGGCTGGTAACGGAAATAGATCATAGCAAAGCTATGGCGAGAATCAGAAAGAACCTGGATCTGGGGCTGCGATCTCTTGAAAAAGAAAGAGATGTAAAATGTATCAGGCATTTCATAAAGACTTCTTTTATAGGAGATTATGAACATCCGGGAAAACATAAGAAAATAAAACTCATAAATATCAATAACTATATTAAGAAGCTCAAAAAAGTAACAGAATAATAAGGCATAAAAAAGGTGTGTTCAAAAGCGGTGTTTGCTTTTTGGACACACCTGTTTCGAAAGGATGATATATCACGTTAACGAAAAAATTA from Anaerocolumna sp. AGMB13020 encodes the following:
- the folD gene encoding bifunctional methylenetetrahydrofolate dehydrogenase/methenyltetrahydrofolate cyclohydrolase FolD, giving the protein MNKIIDGKMIAEQIKNEVKEETARLKEQGVRVTLAVVQVGSDPASGVYVKNKKKACEYVGFESLSYELKEDTSQEELLALIRELNEKKEVNGILVQLPLPAHINEDVIIKAILPAKDVDGFHPENVGYLSTGQKGFVSCTPAGVIELLKRSGISISGKECVVIGRSNIVGKPMAALLLREDATVTICHSRTLDLKAVTKRADILVAALGKPKFITKDYVKEGAFVIDVGIHRGADNKLCGDVDFEDVIDHVSAITPVPGGVGPMTIAMLMRNCLESAKK